A region of Deinococcus aestuarii DNA encodes the following proteins:
- a CDS encoding right-handed parallel beta-helix repeat-containing protein: MRYLLPEALIPGPYTVQLRARGEAYQGWPSVELRLDGRRVAAAAVQGDAYTTQLLAQVDLRPGQRLEIVFVNDAYGGARDKDRNVVVDRLDLNPVVAATPPSPSAENTLNVKTFGAKGDGVTDDSAVLARIGNAGGKDIYFPPGTYLLRRPVQLDGLKNQVVYGSNATLRASGDFSPTGDLGLLTLTNANGLTVRNLTFVGKPNYDIDPLASRVDGLQVGRSQGVHLHDLNVQRTHSVGIYVEDSSNVTIERNTVNEAYAVGIQTTLSNNVKVLKNTVTGLGDPAKFRYSPGIGIFGHGGDTFLAEGNVLRNLSNTATKTEGIDHTTYRGNTIDVFGKDGIKVMPRPGHTKSVADAVVENNTIRNRHPWAPDGSSYILFHSVQGGRITGNRIESTYRPGAFFEEDGIRVNIFENGQPARDILIEGNEVLDTRRGVRLEAEGTVFRGNTVQGNDVWSRSGLIVSANGVTVANNTFDGPAIGVLLNRSVARTRVENNRFAHNSGSGVYADNDNPGTTVNGNSFGVGVTQHVVGQVNGCRSGEC, from the coding sequence GTGCGGTACCTTCTTCCCGAGGCCCTGATCCCGGGGCCCTATACCGTGCAGCTTCGCGCACGCGGGGAGGCGTACCAGGGCTGGCCCAGCGTGGAACTGCGCCTCGACGGGCGCCGAGTGGCCGCCGCCGCCGTACAGGGTGACGCTTATACAACGCAGCTCCTCGCGCAGGTCGACTTGCGTCCCGGCCAACGCCTCGAGATCGTGTTCGTGAACGACGCTTACGGGGGGGCGCGGGATAAGGACCGCAACGTCGTCGTGGACCGCCTCGACCTCAACCCGGTTGTAGCCGCGACTCCCCCGTCCCCCTCCGCCGAGAACACCCTGAACGTGAAGACATTTGGGGCCAAGGGGGACGGCGTGACCGACGACTCGGCGGTTCTCGCGCGCATCGGCAACGCGGGTGGCAAAGACATCTATTTCCCGCCCGGCACCTACCTTTTGCGCCGTCCGGTTCAACTCGACGGGTTGAAAAACCAGGTCGTTTACGGTTCGAATGCCACGTTGCGGGCGAGCGGCGATTTTTCTCCCACCGGCGACCTCGGCCTGCTCACGCTCACAAACGCGAACGGCTTGACGGTCCGTAACCTCACCTTCGTCGGCAAACCCAACTACGACATCGACCCGCTCGCCAGCCGGGTGGACGGCCTCCAGGTCGGGAGGAGCCAGGGCGTCCATTTGCACGACCTGAATGTCCAACGCACCCACTCCGTCGGTATCTACGTGGAGGACAGCAGCAACGTCACCATCGAGCGCAACACCGTCAATGAGGCCTACGCGGTGGGCATCCAAACGACCCTCAGCAACAACGTCAAGGTGCTGAAAAACACGGTCACGGGTCTCGGCGACCCGGCAAAATTCCGGTATTCCCCCGGGATCGGCATCTTCGGCCACGGCGGCGACACCTTCTTGGCGGAGGGCAATGTCTTGCGCAATCTCTCCAACACGGCCACGAAGACGGAGGGCATCGATCACACGACCTACCGGGGCAATACCATTGACGTCTTCGGCAAGGACGGCATCAAGGTCATGCCCCGGCCGGGTCATACCAAATCTGTGGCAGACGCGGTTGTCGAGAACAACACCATCCGCAACCGTCATCCCTGGGCGCCCGACGGGAGTTCGTACATCCTGTTCCACTCGGTGCAGGGTGGCCGGATCACGGGCAACCGCATCGAGAGCACCTACCGCCCGGGTGCGTTTTTCGAGGAGGACGGCATCCGGGTGAATATTTTTGAGAACGGCCAGCCCGCGCGCGATATCCTGATCGAGGGCAATGAGGTTCTCGACACCCGCCGCGGGGTGCGGCTGGAGGCGGAGGGCACCGTCTTTCGCGGCAATACGGTGCAGGGCAATGACGTTTGGTCACGCAGCGGCTTGATCGTGTCCGCCAACGGGGTTACGGTAGCGAACAACACTTTCGACGGCCCCGCCATCGGCGTGCTGCTCAACCGCAGTGTGGCCCGCACCCGTGTCGAGAATAACCGCTTCGCGCACAACTCAGGGTCCGGTGTGTACGCGGACAACGACAACCCCGGCACGACGGTGAACGGCAATTCCTTTGGGGTGGGCGTGACGCAACACGTCGTGGGGCAGGTCAACGGCTGCCGCTCGGGCGAGTGCTGA
- a CDS encoding Ig-like domain-containing protein produces the protein MKRYRALALLTSVSLLLAACNGTRTPSAVATVEVTAPSDLNVKLNDTATTTRFTAIARGSDGTALTSKTVVWKSSNENVATIDVNGVVTAKHFGETTISATVDGVAGNRTTTLRTYGLEAFAGIRDGGSDTAMFFRYRTKTGKDPVNQTLSFTVTGPTDWNGGQPVSFQPYKSTYFPYEDGSGRHWFQLGWTKTGAIAAVTGDYTVKFNVDGEEWAANAKITSLSNSSQAPTSIKVTAYNSTSVTSTWDDVVPNGSYRAEVFSYPPTVRVSKGEDVNKDVGISTATIQTSTLSTGQNYYIGVHAMSLDVAAPVTTALSGQFDVRYSTELFNP, from the coding sequence GTGAAAAGATATCGTGCCCTTGCCCTCCTCACGAGCGTTTCTCTTCTGTTGGCCGCGTGTAACGGCACCCGGACGCCCTCGGCGGTGGCGACCGTTGAGGTCACAGCCCCGAGCGACCTCAACGTGAAGTTAAACGACACCGCGACGACCACCCGGTTCACGGCTATCGCCAGGGGTTCAGACGGTACCGCCCTGACGAGCAAGACTGTGGTCTGGAAATCCAGCAATGAGAACGTGGCAACCATTGATGTCAACGGTGTCGTGACCGCAAAGCATTTTGGTGAGACCACCATCAGCGCGACGGTAGATGGGGTGGCGGGAAACAGGACCACTACTCTCAGAACCTATGGCCTGGAGGCTTTCGCGGGAATCCGGGATGGAGGTTCGGACACCGCTATGTTCTTTCGCTACCGTACGAAAACGGGGAAGGACCCCGTGAACCAGACACTCAGCTTTACCGTCACTGGGCCTACGGACTGGAACGGCGGTCAGCCCGTATCGTTCCAGCCATATAAGTCGACGTACTTTCCTTATGAGGACGGCTCCGGGCGCCACTGGTTCCAACTTGGTTGGACCAAAACCGGGGCGATTGCGGCTGTGACAGGGGACTACACTGTTAAATTCAATGTCGACGGCGAGGAGTGGGCGGCGAATGCCAAGATAACCTCGTTGAGTAACTCTTCTCAGGCCCCCACCAGTATAAAAGTGACGGCGTACAACAGCACGTCCGTGACCTCGACCTGGGATGACGTGGTTCCGAATGGGAGCTATCGTGCAGAGGTGTTCTCCTACCCCCCAACTGTGCGTGTCTCGAAGGGTGAGGACGTCAACAAGGATGTAGGAATATCTACGGCGACTATACAAACGAGTACTCTATCCACTGGTCAGAACTATTACATTGGTGTACATGCAATGAGCCTGGACGTCGCGGCTCCCGTTACGACTGCCCTAAGTGGACAATTCGACGTGCGGTACAGCACAGAGCTGTTCAATCCCTAA